Genomic DNA from uncultured Methanospirillum sp.:
GCCCGCTGTTTCCTGCAGCACATACCACTATGGCAGAAGATGCATCAATTGCATCTTTAAGGGCCTGAGTATACTGAGTTCCTCCCCAGGAATTCGAGATGACCTGTGCACCCATCCGGTTGGCGTACAGGATTGCTGATATCGCATCTGATACCCGTCCGTTTCCTGAAGCATTCAGGAATTTGAGTGGCATAATCCTGGCGTTCCAGCACACTCCTGTAATTCCAAGGTTGTTGTTACCTACAGCAGCGATGTTTCCGGCACAATGGGTCCCATGGCCATGATCATCCATCGGATTATTGTTGGATGATGCGAAGTTCCATCCCCTGACGTCATCCACGTACCCGTTCCTGTCATCATCGATCCCGTTGTTTGGTATCTCCCCGGAGTTCTTCCAGATGTTTGCTGCCAGATCTGAGTGGGTATAATCAACCCCGGTATCAACCACAGCAATAATCACTGAAGAGGATCCGGTTGTGGTTCCCCATGCATCTGCTGCCTTGATATCGGCCCCGGATTTTCCATAAAATGGCGCCTGACCTGTGTTCTTCAGACCCCACTGAAGTGGGAAGTCAGGATCATTTGGTGTCCTCATGGAAGCCAGTTCAAGACTCTCCACCCTTGCTGATACCTTGTCTGCCTGCTCTGGTGGTAGTGATACCAGATAATCAGGCTCGGCATAGAGAACGTTCGGGTTTGAGGTGTACTCCTGGATAGCCTTTGCTACCGGAACACCCTTGACCTGTACAACCTGCATCCCAGGAATGCCAGCCTCAGAGTAGTCAGTCATCACCGATGCACCGACTTCAGCATTTGTTGTAGACATCACAGAGGGCAATGCTGACATAGTGCTCATCGTGTCGGTTTTGTATCTCACGATCACACGTTCTGGTGCGTACTCTGCAGAAACCTGAAGTGATGGTGTGGATTTTATCTGCACTGAGTTCTGTCCGGTGGCAGTCACTCCTGAAGAAACTGAAGTATTGATTAGGTTCTGAGCATCTGATATTTCCTCAAGAGGAGAATTATTCTCCAGAATATCAGATGTTTCCAGGTTCTCTTTACCTGCCAGAGCACTTTGACTCACAATTGCGAGTATAAAGAGTGTCCAGCACATCGCTGAAAAAATTCTATAATTCATTCCCATCATCCCGCTAACTCAAATCCTGATCCTCTATTAACTTTATAGTACCTAGAAGTTTCTCATACCCTGATACCTCTGCATAAATCCTCAAACATCTGGTACTAGCAACAATTTCATATGAAATGAGCTTTCGGCACCTTTTTTCCAGGTTTCATGGATTTGGGACTGAATTATGGTTCTGGATCTGGTGGTATCATGATCGCTGAAATTGAAATACCGGTAGGACTACATCAATATAACAGATCCGGGATCCGGGTTTAGGGAGCTATCCGTCTATGGGTGAAATACTCTGCCCGAAATGCAATTCGAAAGATACTGAATTTGACGATCTTGTTACTACTGATAGCGGCAGCATGATTGCAAAATGCAGTTGTAATGCGTGTAAGCACAAATGGGATGCTCCATTTGGTCTCTAACTCCTTTGACGCTGGTGTGCCACATATTTCTGGGTGGTTCAGGGATCCCTTCTGATCAAAAACAAATTGAGGACAAAGATGGACGAAGATAACTGGTGTAAATCGAAGTCATGTAGTATCGGCACAATTCTGTTAGCAATACTGATTCTGGCATGGGGTATCGTATGGCTCGGTAATGATAGCGGGTGGTGGAACATCCAGTTTCCGTTCTGGCCGGTGCTGGTAATCCTGATCGCTCTTGGCATTCTGCTTCATGAAGTTCGCAAGAGTTTCAGGTGAAAAAAAGATACAGTTTTTCTGGTTGTATGAGTTATGGTGTTTAAGGAGACCTTCGTTGAGCATTTTTTGAGATGATCCCCATGAATAGGCACTCATCAGCTGCTATCTGCTCAACACCCTCAAAATTTCCTACCTGTATATCAAGACCTCTTACCAACACCGCCGGTATTCCCTCATCTGCTTCACCCATTAAAAGTTCAGCTGCTGATGCAATATTGTCCGCGATTGCTCTCCTGGTAACCTTGAGTTCTCTGCCAAAGAGATCTTTTTTTCCCCGCTCATCAAGAACAGATGGAATTCCGGAGCATCCTATTGCAACTCCGCTGCATCCGTAGCGCATCGGGTGAGTTCTGCTGTCGATGACGAGAACTGCTACAGAGACATCTTTCAACCGGAAGATCTCTTCCCTGATCTTCCTTGCACTCTGGTTTGGATCTGCAGGAAGAAGAGATACCATCCCATCCGGAGCATTTGATCCGTCAACACCGGCATTCGGAAGAAGGTTACCCTTTGATGTGCAGAGAAGAAATCCCGGAATACCCCCGACTATCTCATCAGACTCTCTGAGTACGATCTCAGCAAGCCTGGGATCCAGTTCATACTGAGCAGCCAGTTCCTCTGCCTCTTGTGAGGGATTTTCCTGATCAAGAGACACAAGCCTTCCTTCTGCAGTTGCAAGTGCAGACTCGGCGATCACCAGAATATCGCCATCAGCCAGGGTCAGTTCCAGTTTGGCCATTCCTGACAAGAGAAAAGGTAGGATCTCTTCACCGTGATGAATGAGTCCGGTTTTTATTCCAAAAAGGCTATATGAGGGCATTCTTATGCCATCCTTAGTGCTGACAACACTTCTATGAGATCTTTTGTCTCTGGTATGTCATGAGTCCGGATCATAGCAGCACCTGAAAGGACCAGATGAGAAGTTATTGCCAGGGTTGCAGAAAGGCGGTCTTCGGGCCCTTGTCCTATTACTGAACCGAGAAAGGACTTTCTTGAAACTGCTGCAAGAAACGGGCGATTGAGTTGTGAGAGTTCTTGAAACCGCTTGCAGAGTTCAAAATCAGCATCAGGAGTTCTCTCAGGGATCCATCTCCCAACGCCAGGGTCCAGAATAAATTCACTTATCCCGGCACTGAGGGCCCGATCACTGACTGCCTGGAGTGAGTGTAATGTATCCTGGAAGTTTAGACAGTCGCCTGGTGTCTGATTTGTTGCCATCAGGATTCCCGGCACTTTCTCCTCTGCCATGATTTGTGCCATCCCGGGATTAATGAGTCCTGAAATGTCGTTTACCACATGGACGTCATGATCGAGTGCTGCATCCAGAACATCAGGATGCATGGTATCAACACTCACCGTGATTCCTGATCCATCGAGAGTTTTTAACGCTGAGATGAGCCTTTCCTTCTCTTCATTTACTGTGATAATTCTACTACCTGGGGCAGTACTTCGTGCTCCGATATCGATAAGATCTGCACCCTGGGTAATCATCTCCTCTGCTGTAATCCGGATCTTCTCATCAGGTACATACGAACCAGAAAAAAAAGATTCAGGGCTGATGTTTATTATGCCCATCAGTACGGGTCTGCTGCCATCGACCCGTATTTTATTTATTGTGCAGGTCTGCATCGCGAGAGGGCTGCTTCCAGGGTATTCTCCATCAAAGAGACGATGGTCATCGGCCCGACTCCTCCCGGTACCGGTGTTATCGCCCCAGCGACTGAACTGACTGCCTGGAAGTCAACATCTCCACACAGTTTACCATTTACATGGTTAGTTCCTACATCGATCACGGTTGCTCCGGGTTTCACCATATCAGCAGTGACCATGTTTGGTTTTCCTGCAGCACTAACGAGAATGTCAGCCTGTCTGGTAATCGCTGCGAGATCCCTGGTTTTACTATGGCAGATCGTGACAGTAGCATCAGCCAGCATAAGGAGAAGTGCCATTGGCCTTCCAACATCCACGCTCCTCCCGATGACCACAGCATGGGCACCCGATGTCTGAACCCCGTACTCGTTCAGGATAGTCATGATCCCTTTGGGGGTGCATGATCTCGGCCCTGGTAATCCACCGACAAGTTTTCCCATGTTCTGGGGATGATATCCATCGACATCCTTCTCAGGATATACCGCGTTTATCACCTGGGGGGTGTCGATCTGGGATGGTAAGGGTAGTTGCACAAGAATCCCATCAATCTCCGGATCTTCATTAAGCATCTTCAGACGGTCAAGGACTTCGCTGGTGGTTGCTCCTTCTGGGAGTTCCACATTTACCGACCTGATTCCCACCTGGTCACATGCCCGGTGTTTCATCCGTACATACATAGCCGACGCAGGGTCGTCGCCCACGAGAACGGTGGCGAGCGTAGGGGTAACTCCACGCTCCGATATCTCCTTTTTCAGGATTTCAAGCCTGCGATCCGCGAGTCCTTTTCCGTCAAGTATCATACAAGGTCCGGATATAATGGGAATTTACTGGCCATTTCCTTTACTTCATCACAGATCTTTGCCTGAAGTGCCTCGTTCTTGATATCCTTTATCACTGCAGCAATCCAGTCTCCAATCTGCCTCATATCCTCTTCCTTCATCCCCCTGCTGGTTACTGCAGGAGTTCCTATCCGCAGACCACTGGTGACGAACGGACTTTTGGTCTCGTTTGGAATGGTATTCTTATTGACCGTGATGCCTGCGCAGCCGAGTGCTTTTTCCGCCTCCAGGCCGGTGAGCCCGAAGTTGGTCAGATCAAGAAGGCAGAGGTGGTTATCGGTGCCACCTGATACCAGTCTTACCCCATGGCCTTTCAATGTCTCGCCAAGGATCCGGGAGTTTTTCACAACCTGCTCGGCATATTTTTTGAACTCCTTTGTGGATGCTTCCTTAAAACAGACCGCCTTTGCTGCGATGATGTGCATAAGTGGACCGCCCTGCATTCCCGGGAACACTGCTTTGTCAAGAGGCTGTGCCCATTCCTTGTCACAAAGAACAAATCCTCCACGTGGGCCCCGGAGGGTTTTGTGTGTAGTTGAGGTAGTGAACGTTGTCTTCCCAACCGGACTTGGGTGAATGCCCGTTGCACAGAGACCTGCAATGTGAGCAATGTCTGCAACACAGTATGCATCGACATCATTTGCGATCTCGGCAAATGCTTTGAAGTCAATCTCCCGCGGGTAGGCACTCGCTCCGCAGACTATCATTTTTGGTTTGATCTTTTTTGCCATCTCAGCGATAGTGCCGTAGTCCATCGTCTCAGTCTTTAAGTCGACACCGTACTGATGGGCTTCATAAATAATTCCTGAAAAATTCACCGGCGATCCATGTGAGAGATGGCCACCCTGGGAGAGATTCATGGAGAGAATTTTGTCACCAGGTTTTATGGCGCTAAAATACACTGCCATGTTGGCCTGTGAACCAGAGTGGGGCTGCACATTCGCATGTTCAGCACCAAAGAGGGAGCAGACACGATCCCGTGCCAGGTTTTCTGCCTGATCATGAAACTCACAACCACCGTAATATCGTTTTCCAGGATATCCTTCAGCATATTTATTGGTCAGGATCGATCCCATGGCTTCGAGAACTGCCTGGCTGACAAGGTTCTCTGAAGCGATAAGTTCGAGTCCGTTAATCTGACGGGATTTCTCTTTTTCGATGATCTCTGCAATTTCTGGATCGATCTTTTCCAGATAGGCCATGTGCATACAAATACTCTCTAAGAGGGTAATATGGTTTCGAGGTGTTGTTCCTGATTTTTTTTATCCGATCTCTGATCTAATAAGTTCCCTTGTGGTCAGGGTTCTGAAAATCATCAAAACACATGGAATGGTGTACTAAAATTCGCTCATTGTGCATGCTAATATATATGTATTATGCGAATATTGGTACATATTCTGGGATTTGGTCAAAAGAACGATGGAGGTAGGAAGATATGAGTGATGATGGGTATGAGAACTCTTCACCGGAAGACAGAACCGAACGGTTAGAACGGCGGGTATCAGAGCTGGAAGCACTCCTCAAAGGTCTTACTGATGAGATGCTGGATATGAAAGCTGTTGTCATGAAACTGAAGAAGGATCAACGTCCTGCACCGGTTATTCAGGCAGTGACACCTCCTGCACCATCCCGTAATAAAACACCACGATCAGAGGATGAAGGTTCCCGTGAATCTGTGGTATCAAGCACACCATCACAGCCTCCCCGAGAGAAGGTTACCCTGAAGATGCAGCCGGACGGGACTCTTGCACCAGTTCGTGATACTGGTGATGATATCATTATCGCTTCGGCTCGTGATGCCCGACTCAAGGGAAAGGATGGAGGAGATCGCAACCGGAGCGATCTCATCATTGCCGAAGATGTGGATCCGAAAGAGCAGAAATAATAGTCAACCTGGTGCCCGGGCTTGCATATCACCCATCTCGAGACTGATAACTTTAAGTCGTTTGGCAGAAAGACCAAAATCCCATTTTTTCCGGGTTTTACCGTAATATCCGGGCCTAATGGCTCGGGAAAAAGTAACATTATCGATAGCATTCTTTTTGTCCTTGCCTTGTCCACTTCACGTTCTCTCCGTGCAGAACGTCTGACTGATCTGATCAACCTTAATTCGGGGAAAAATACTGCTGAAGTCGAACTGACCTTCTCTGATGGGACTGTCATTAAAAGGCGGATAAAGCGGACTGACAGTACGTATTACAATTATCTGTACCTGAACGGCCGTCCATGCAGACAGGGAGATCTTCTGGAGTTCCTGGCTCAAAGGGGCATTATCCCCCACGGCTACAATGTCGTCATGCAGGGTGATATCAACCGGATTATTGAGATGAGTGATCTGGAGCGGAGAAAGATCATCGATGAGATAGCAGGGGTAGCGGAGTTTGATCAGAAGAAAGCCCTTGCATTTGAGGAGCTTGACCGGGTAAGGAGTAATATCCAGGAACAGAATGCCCACCTGGAAGAACTAACAATACGGCTGTCCCATCTGGAAAAACAACGTGTCCAGGCCCTCAAATATCGTTCCCTGCAAGATCGACTCAAGTATCTGACGAGCTGCCGTTCCGCTGCCCGCTTAACTGCAAAACAAAAAGAACTCGGAACAATTCAGGACAGCACCCATGAGGAAGAAAAGGCTCTGTCCCAGGCCGATGCGGATATTTCATGGACAACTCATGAGCGTGATTTTGTAAAGAGTGAGATCGCTGGTGTAGATCAGGAGATAAGTGCGAAGACCGGGAGCGAATATATGACTCTCATCTCCCGCATTGCTGAAGCAAAGGCTGCCATAGAAGGGTTTAAGCGTGATATTGAACGTCAGCAGCGGGAAAAAGATGAGAATGACAAACGCCTCGGTTCGATCTATGGTGAGACGAAGCGACAGGATGAGCGTCTCGTCCAGAAAAACAACGAAATCCGTGATCTGACAATCGATCGGACCAACCTTGCCATGACTCTTGCATCTGCGAAGAGTGAATCCGGCCGTATCGGGAAAGAGATAGAGAAACAGACTGCTGAACATGAGCAGGATGAGCAGGCTTTGCAGCTTCTCCGAAAGAATATGATCTCCAAGAAGGATCAGCGTAGTGACCTTCTCCGTGAACAGGATATCATGATCGAGCGTTCCCGGATGAGAAGTGCTGAAGAGGATCGTCTCCGATCCAGAGTTGCCCTTCTCCAACGTGATCTTGTATCCGGCAAGGAGACCGAAGAGGAAGCCGCAAAGAATCTTCAAGCGCTGGAGTCTGAAAAGCGTGAGTATGATCGCAGGGTGGGTCTCCTTGATACAAATCTCTATTCGAAACGGGATGCACAGGAGCGTTTGAGAAAAGAGATTCGTGATCTGAAGATCGAGATCAATCGCAAAGAAGCCCAGCAACAGGCACAGGGACGGTACGGAAAAGCGATAGAAGCTGTTCTTGCAATGGATGGGGTATACGGAACCATTGCGAGTCTTGCCCGTTGTAAGCCGGATTATTCAACAGCTCTTAATACTGCCGCAGGAGCAAGGCTCCACTTTGTGGTGGTTGAAGACGACCATATCGCATCTGAAGCCATCCAGTACCTGAAGGACAATAATCTGGGAAGAGTTACTTTCCTTCCGCTTAATAAGCTCAGGCCCAAACCGCTTCCTGAACCCCCCCATGGCTCTGAAATTATCGGGTTCGCGACAGATCTCCTTGATTATGATCCCCGGTTTGATCCTGCATTCAGGGTCGTTTTCGCTGGGACAGTCGTGATAGACTCTCTTGATCACGCTAGGAAACGAATCGGCTCTTTCAGGATGGTCACTCTGGACGGTTCTCTCCTGGAGAAAAGCGGGAGTATGACTGGTGGAAGCATCCGAAAAGAGGCTGGAGGGTTTGGTAGTTCTTTTGAAGATGAACTTCGCCGGTTATATGCTGATCTTACGAAGATGAGCGATGAAGAGGCTGGTCTCAATGAGGCTCTTACGGTATCATCTGCTGAACGCGATGAGGTTCAGAAGAGAAGGATGGATCTGGAAGGGCTTGTTGCCAGGTCCCGTGCCGGGGTGGATGTCGCTATCAGATCCAGGACTACTATGGAGGAGGAGATCAGGAGTCTTGAAGATCAGATTGCAGTGGCCATCGCATCGGCGCCTGGAGGCCCTGAAGATCTTGCAGTTCTTGAAGGGAAGATTCAGACAATCAGCCAGGAAATTTCTGCAATGCAGGGAGATATCGATGAGATTACCTCCCGTTTAGAAGGGACAGGTGTACCTGCCCTGTTTGAGCAGATGGATCAGGCATCCCGTCAGGTTGAGGAGGTTGAACGGCGCCTCCGAAATAAAGAGAATGATATTGCTGAAGCACAGCGTGAGCGTGGTTATATCGAACGAACCATCGCAGAGCAGAAGCAGCAGATGGATCAGATCAGGGAGCAGAGTCAACGATATGATGCCGGGATGCTTGATTGTCGCTCCTCAATATCAGGAAAAGAACAGGAGATAAAAGAGACCGAGACAACCCTCTCCCGGTTTTCACGAGATATCGAGGATCTCCAGGTAAAGAGAAATGCTCTTGTCAACCAGATGGATGACTTTGAAGGGAAAATCAGGGATCTCACCGGAAAGCGTGAACGCATTGTTGTTAAGATTGAGAGTCTTGTTGAAAAAGGGAAGGAGTTATCTGAAGAGATTGCCTCTCTGATCGAAGAAGCGGCCGGAGTGACTACTGACATGGCCCTTGAAGTAATCGAGGAGGAGATGGGCTGTGTCGCTCTTGAACTTGATCGAATCGGTGATGTGAACATGAGGGCCATTGAGGAGTATGATCAGGTCAATGCTGTTGCCACTGAACGGAAAGAGCGCCTTGAAGTGCTGGGTAAAGAACTTGAAGAGATTATTGCACGCATAGAAATCTTTTCAAAGAAGAAACTTGAAGCATTTAATCTGGCATTTTCAGAGATTGCCAGGAACTTCAGGGAGATATTTGCAAGACTGACGGTTGGGAGTGGTGAACTCAAACTGGAGAATGAAGAAGATCCCTTTGCCGGGGGCTTATCCTTTGCGGTCCAGCCCCGGGATAAAAAAGTGCAT
This window encodes:
- the smc gene encoding chromosome segregation protein SMC, whose product is MHITHLETDNFKSFGRKTKIPFFPGFTVISGPNGSGKSNIIDSILFVLALSTSRSLRAERLTDLINLNSGKNTAEVELTFSDGTVIKRRIKRTDSTYYNYLYLNGRPCRQGDLLEFLAQRGIIPHGYNVVMQGDINRIIEMSDLERRKIIDEIAGVAEFDQKKALAFEELDRVRSNIQEQNAHLEELTIRLSHLEKQRVQALKYRSLQDRLKYLTSCRSAARLTAKQKELGTIQDSTHEEEKALSQADADISWTTHERDFVKSEIAGVDQEISAKTGSEYMTLISRIAEAKAAIEGFKRDIERQQREKDENDKRLGSIYGETKRQDERLVQKNNEIRDLTIDRTNLAMTLASAKSESGRIGKEIEKQTAEHEQDEQALQLLRKNMISKKDQRSDLLREQDIMIERSRMRSAEEDRLRSRVALLQRDLVSGKETEEEAAKNLQALESEKREYDRRVGLLDTNLYSKRDAQERLRKEIRDLKIEINRKEAQQQAQGRYGKAIEAVLAMDGVYGTIASLARCKPDYSTALNTAAGARLHFVVVEDDHIASEAIQYLKDNNLGRVTFLPLNKLRPKPLPEPPHGSEIIGFATDLLDYDPRFDPAFRVVFAGTVVIDSLDHARKRIGSFRMVTLDGSLLEKSGSMTGGSIRKEAGGFGSSFEDELRRLYADLTKMSDEEAGLNEALTVSSAERDEVQKRRMDLEGLVARSRAGVDVAIRSRTTMEEEIRSLEDQIAVAIASAPGGPEDLAVLEGKIQTISQEISAMQGDIDEITSRLEGTGVPALFEQMDQASRQVEEVERRLRNKENDIAEAQRERGYIERTIAEQKQQMDQIREQSQRYDAGMLDCRSSISGKEQEIKETETTLSRFSRDIEDLQVKRNALVNQMDDFEGKIRDLTGKRERIVVKIESLVEKGKELSEEIASLIEEAAGVTTDMALEVIEEEMGCVALELDRIGDVNMRAIEEYDQVNAVATERKERLEVLGKELEEIIARIEIFSKKKLEAFNLAFSEIARNFREIFARLTVGSGELKLENEEDPFAGGLSFAVQPRDKKVHHLAALSGGEKSLTTLAFIFSIQKYIPAPFYAFDEVDMNLDGANVERIADLIKELSQNSQFINISLRKPMIDCADRIIGVTIRPDKSTLVTGVSIHD
- the cofE gene encoding coenzyme F420-0:L-glutamate ligase, producing MPSYSLFGIKTGLIHHGEEILPFLLSGMAKLELTLADGDILVIAESALATAEGRLVSLDQENPSQEAEELAAQYELDPRLAEIVLRESDEIVGGIPGFLLCTSKGNLLPNAGVDGSNAPDGMVSLLPADPNQSARKIREEIFRLKDVSVAVLVIDSRTHPMRYGCSGVAIGCSGIPSVLDERGKKDLFGRELKVTRRAIADNIASAAELLMGEADEGIPAVLVRGLDIQVGNFEGVEQIAADECLFMGIISKNAQRRSP
- a CDS encoding S8 family serine peptidase, with the translated sequence MNYRIFSAMCWTLFILAIVSQSALAGKENLETSDILENNSPLEEISDAQNLINTSVSSGVTATGQNSVQIKSTPSLQVSAEYAPERVIVRYKTDTMSTMSALPSVMSTTNAEVGASVMTDYSEAGIPGMQVVQVKGVPVAKAIQEYTSNPNVLYAEPDYLVSLPPEQADKVSARVESLELASMRTPNDPDFPLQWGLKNTGQAPFYGKSGADIKAADAWGTTTGSSSVIIAVVDTGVDYTHSDLAANIWKNSGEIPNNGIDDDRNGYVDDVRGWNFASSNNNPMDDHGHGTHCAGNIAAVGNNNLGITGVCWNARIMPLKFLNASGNGRVSDAISAILYANRMGAQVISNSWGGTQYTQALKDAIDASSAIVVCAAGNSGQNSDQYPQYPAALSSSNIISVAATDNKDNLAGFSNYGTSSVDLAAPGVNIRSTYKNGQYQYLSGTSMATPYVSGVAGLLKAANPSMTKNQIRDRILNTVDRLSSLSGKVATGGRLNAAAAVGSVSPTPTVTPTPTPQPGVLTASFIASPVSGRVPLRTQFIDTSIGQPSTWAWNFGDGGYSYQKNPIYTFTKKGVYSVRLTISRSGKMSTAYKSRYITAY
- the folD gene encoding bifunctional methylenetetrahydrofolate dehydrogenase/methenyltetrahydrofolate cyclohydrolase FolD — protein: MILDGKGLADRRLEILKKEISERGVTPTLATVLVGDDPASAMYVRMKHRACDQVGIRSVNVELPEGATTSEVLDRLKMLNEDPEIDGILVQLPLPSQIDTPQVINAVYPEKDVDGYHPQNMGKLVGGLPGPRSCTPKGIMTILNEYGVQTSGAHAVVIGRSVDVGRPMALLLMLADATVTICHSKTRDLAAITRQADILVSAAGKPNMVTADMVKPGATVIDVGTNHVNGKLCGDVDFQAVSSVAGAITPVPGGVGPMTIVSLMENTLEAALSRCRPAQ
- the glyA gene encoding serine hydroxymethyltransferase, whose protein sequence is MAYLEKIDPEIAEIIEKEKSRQINGLELIASENLVSQAVLEAMGSILTNKYAEGYPGKRYYGGCEFHDQAENLARDRVCSLFGAEHANVQPHSGSQANMAVYFSAIKPGDKILSMNLSQGGHLSHGSPVNFSGIIYEAHQYGVDLKTETMDYGTIAEMAKKIKPKMIVCGASAYPREIDFKAFAEIANDVDAYCVADIAHIAGLCATGIHPSPVGKTTFTTSTTHKTLRGPRGGFVLCDKEWAQPLDKAVFPGMQGGPLMHIIAAKAVCFKEASTKEFKKYAEQVVKNSRILGETLKGHGVRLVSGGTDNHLCLLDLTNFGLTGLEAEKALGCAGITVNKNTIPNETKSPFVTSGLRIGTPAVTSRGMKEEDMRQIGDWIAAVIKDIKNEALQAKICDEVKEMASKFPLYPDLV
- the folP gene encoding dihydropteroate synthase is translated as MGIINISPESFFSGSYVPDEKIRITAEEMITQGADLIDIGARSTAPGSRIITVNEEKERLISALKTLDGSGITVSVDTMHPDVLDAALDHDVHVVNDISGLINPGMAQIMAEEKVPGILMATNQTPGDCLNFQDTLHSLQAVSDRALSAGISEFILDPGVGRWIPERTPDADFELCKRFQELSQLNRPFLAAVSRKSFLGSVIGQGPEDRLSATLAITSHLVLSGAAMIRTHDIPETKDLIEVLSALRMA